The following proteins come from a genomic window of Chiroxiphia lanceolata isolate bChiLan1 chromosome 16, bChiLan1.pri, whole genome shotgun sequence:
- the BHLHA15 gene encoding class A basic helix-loop-helix protein 15, which translates to MKTKAKGKKQRQTVDKEAFSEESAMRKKELAKCLRRRERRNGGNKESSKIAAARAKRPWSAKDRHLRRLESNERERQRMHKLNNAFQALREVIPHVRAENKLSKIETLTLAKNYIKSLTSIILNMSNGHFPAAEGMGGTWGSKLYQHYQQQHGEDDHEEHLQKCAM; encoded by the coding sequence ATGAAGACTAAAGccaaaggaaagaagcaaaggCAAACTGTTGACAAAGAAGCATTTTCCGAGGAGTcagcaatgagaaaaaaagaactggcGAAATGTTTGCGGCGCAGAGAAAGGAGGAATGGGGGAAACAAGGAGAGCAGCAAGATCGCTGCAGCCAGAGCCAAGCGCCCTTGGAGCGCCAAGGACAGGCATCTGAGGAGGCTGGAAAGCAAcgagagggagagacagagaatGCACAAGCTCAACAACGCCTTCCAGGCCCTGCGGGAGGTGATCCCTCACGTGAGGGCTGAGAACAAACTGTCCAAAATAGAGACTCTCACACTGGCCAAAAACTACATTAAGTCCTTGACCTCCATTATACTCAATATGTCCAATGGACactttccagcagcagaagggatgGGGGGAACCTGGGGGTCCAAATTGTACCAACATTATCAACAGCAGCATGGGGAGGATGACCATGAGGAACATCTGCAGAAATGTGCCATGTAG